TCGATTTGCCATCCTCTTTCCCCTTTCTTTAAAACAGGCAGGTGATCAAATACAAGGCCATGCCTGCCAGGCCGCCGACTACGGCGCCATTGATCCGAATCATCTGCAAATCATCCCCGGCGCGGCTTTCGATCAACTTCACCAAGTCCTGATCACTGAATTTCTCCAGATTTTGCAGAACCGTCCGGCCGATTTCCTCATGGTTGCGCTCCAGCCAGGCCAAGAGGCCGGCCTTTCCTTTTTCGTTCAACTGCTGCCGCTTGCCCGCATCGCTTTGCAGCTGTTCTTGATACTGGCGCAGCCAGCCGTATAAACGCCTGGTGAGCCAAACCGCCTGACGGCGGTCGACGAGCATCGCCTGCAGCCGCCCGCCCAATCTTGCATTCGCCAGCAGCCGCTCTTTCCAACCTTCCAGTTTCGCCAAAAAGAGCGCATCGCCTTGCTTTTCTTGCAGCCAGCTAAGCCGCTCCTTTCGCCAACTGATGCGCCATGGATGTTGCGGATTCTGCAGTGCAGTAAGCAAACGAAGCAGCTCCGTCTGCGCCCATTGCCCGAGCAACTTCGGATCAAGTTCGGCAAAAGAGACCGCCAGTTCACGCAAAGCGCCCCCTTGCCCATATTTTTCAAGCACCTGCGCCGCCCAGCGATTTAATACCGCCGTCAGCAGCGGACTTTGTCCCCAGCGCGCCGCTTTGCCAAACAGCCAGCTTATGATGCGCTCATCCTCTTCGCGCTTCGACATTTCCTGTAGCCACGTCATGATGCGCGGCGCAATCGCCCAGTGTTCGGCCAGTTCGCGCACCATTTCTTCGCCTTTTTGCGCAAGAACCGCACCGCTTTCCGGACGCAGCATGTCGCGAACCAAGCGGTATAAAAGACCGCGCAGCAGGCGATGGCTGCCGCGTCCGTCCGCTATGCGCAGCAGCGCTTTAACGACGTCATATTCCGCTAGATGCTGGTGGATTTTCTCCGGCAACAGCAATTCCTTTTGCACCGTTTCCGCCAGCAATTGAAAAATCCGCTGCCGGTTGCGGGAAATTACAGCCGTTCGATAGGGAATGCCCAGCGGTTTGCGAAACAGCGCTTCGACCGCAAACCAGTCGGCCAAACCGCCGACCGTCGCCGCCGTAAAACCGGCGGTCAAGAGTCCGCCGGAAAAACTGGCCTGAAACGGATAGGCCGTCAAGACGCCAAGTCCTGACAATGCCAAAACCACTGTCGCCTTTGCTTGTTTGCTGCCCATGCCGCACCGCCTTTTCTGCTCTTTTATCTCCAGTATAGCGGCAGCGCCGCCAAAAGAAAAGCCGCCGTTCCAAAGAGAAACGGCAGGCTTTCGCGTTCTAGTAATTTTCGCCTTTGAAGAGATGGATCGGTATCGTCGTATCGCTGCTGTCATTCGCCTGCACCGTCACGGTGTCGCCGACCTTGACGAGCGGCAGGCGCGGTGAAGTGGACACCGTGCCGACAAAGATCCGATTGTCGCCTTCGAGCATGAAGTAAAAATAGGATTCGCCATTCTTCACGACCGTA
Above is a genomic segment from Azotosporobacter soli containing:
- a CDS encoding DUF445 domain-containing protein, with the translated sequence MGSKQAKATVVLALSGLGVLTAYPFQASFSGGLLTAGFTAATVGGLADWFAVEALFRKPLGIPYRTAVISRNRQRIFQLLAETVQKELLLPEKIHQHLAEYDVVKALLRIADGRGSHRLLRGLLYRLVRDMLRPESGAVLAQKGEEMVRELAEHWAIAPRIMTWLQEMSKREEDERIISWLFGKAARWGQSPLLTAVLNRWAAQVLEKYGQGGALRELAVSFAELDPKLLGQWAQTELLRLLTALQNPQHPWRISWRKERLSWLQEKQGDALFLAKLEGWKERLLANARLGGRLQAMLVDRRQAVWLTRRLYGWLRQYQEQLQSDAGKRQQLNEKGKAGLLAWLERNHEEIGRTVLQNLEKFSDQDLVKLIESRAGDDLQMIRINGAVVGGLAGMALYLITCLF